The proteins below are encoded in one region of Chitinophagaceae bacterium:
- a CDS encoding SDR family oxidoreductase produces MKKILLTGANGYIGKRILPVLINKEYDVYAVVRDPNRIKIPKEIAQQVTLLKADLLNEDDVNNLPTDIDLAYFLVHSMSGGSKFSNTEQKIAENFKHYLDKTQAKQCIYLSGISNDDDLSEHLKSRLDVEEILSKSKVPVTILRAAIIIGSGSASFEIIRDLTEKLPLMIAPKWIDNYCQPIAVKDVIYYLTEIIDKEKALNQIFDIGGPEVLTYKQMMLEFAKERQLKRYIYTVPVMTPKLSSYWLYFITSTSYPLAQNLVDSLKNNAVCEIKGIDECVPLNKTSYNDALKLAFQKIEQNAVASSWKDAMLTDKINNVFSGMIEIPKHGCLKDERRQKIEAGKVNEVLDKIWSIGGDNGWYYMNWAWKIRGLIDKMVGGVGVRRGRRSPTDLAVGDALDFWRVILADKKEKRLILYAEMKLPGEAWLEFSIQEDKNGEFYVNQNATFRPLGVSGRLYWYSLVPAHFFIFGGMLKKIVKT; encoded by the coding sequence ATGAAAAAAATATTACTCACAGGAGCAAACGGATATATTGGTAAAAGAATCCTACCGGTACTTATCAATAAGGAGTATGATGTTTATGCAGTTGTTAGAGACCCGAATCGAATTAAAATACCAAAAGAAATTGCTCAACAAGTAACTCTTCTAAAAGCAGATCTTTTAAATGAAGATGATGTCAACAATCTGCCAACGGATATTGACTTAGCCTATTTTTTAGTTCATTCAATGTCCGGTGGCAGCAAATTTTCAAATACCGAACAAAAAATAGCCGAAAATTTTAAACACTACTTAGATAAAACCCAAGCAAAACAATGTATATACCTGAGTGGAATTTCTAATGACGATGATCTATCTGAACATCTTAAATCCAGACTTGATGTAGAAGAAATTTTAAGTAAATCAAAAGTTCCCGTAACTATACTCAGAGCAGCTATAATCATTGGTTCGGGAAGCGCTTCTTTTGAAATCATTCGGGATTTAACTGAAAAGTTACCGCTTATGATTGCTCCTAAATGGATTGATAATTATTGCCAACCTATAGCCGTCAAAGATGTTATCTACTATCTCACAGAAATAATTGATAAGGAAAAAGCTTTAAATCAAATCTTTGACATTGGAGGGCCAGAAGTTCTTACATACAAACAAATGATGCTGGAATTTGCAAAAGAAAGGCAGCTGAAAAGATATATCTACACCGTGCCGGTTATGACACCTAAGCTTTCGTCCTACTGGCTTTATTTTATCACCTCTACCTCTTACCCATTAGCTCAAAATCTGGTGGACAGCCTGAAAAATAATGCGGTTTGTGAGATAAAAGGTATTGATGAATGTGTTCCCTTAAATAAAACAAGCTACAATGATGCTTTAAAATTAGCCTTTCAAAAAATTGAACAAAATGCAGTTGCTTCAAGCTGGAAAGATGCTATGCTCACAGATAAAATAAATAATGTTTTTTCCGGTATGATTGAAATTCCAAAACATGGTTGCCTTAAAGATGAAAGGCGTCAAAAAATAGAAGCCGGAAAAGTAAATGAAGTTCTGGATAAAATCTGGTCTATTGGAGGAGATAATGGTTGGTACTATATGAATTGGGCCTGGAAAATCAGGGGTCTTATAGACAAAATGGTAGGTGGAGTAGGTGTCAGAAGAGGCCGAAGAAGTCCTACTGACCTGGCAGTAGGTGATGCTTTAGATTTTTGGAGAGTCATATTGGCTGATAAAAAAGAAAAACGATTAATCCTCTATGCTGAAATGAAATTACCCGGCGAGGCATGGTTAGAATTTAGTATACAGGAAGATAAAAACGGTGAGTTTTACGTCAATCAAAATGCTACTTTCAGACCTCTGGGTGTGAGTGGTAGATTATATTGGTATAGTTTAGTTCCGGCTCACTTTTTTATCTTTGGAGGTATGCTGAAAAAAATTGTAAAAACTTAG
- a CDS encoding thioredoxin: MAVELKTDNDFENALADNKLVIVKYFADWCGSCRLFTPKFKRLSEDERYKDITFLDVNAEKSPEARKKAGVDNLPFFGTFKNGELIEGTATTKEEKLVEMLDNLKN, translated from the coding sequence ATGGCAGTAGAACTTAAGACAGATAATGATTTTGAAAATGCATTGGCTGATAATAAATTGGTAATTGTTAAGTATTTTGCAGATTGGTGTGGCAGTTGTAGATTATTTACGCCTAAATTTAAAAGATTATCAGAAGATGAGCGTTACAAGGATATAACTTTTTTGGATGTAAATGCTGAAAAAAGTCCTGAAGCCAGAAAAAAAGCAGGTGTTGACAATTTGCCTTTCTTTGGAACCTTTAAGAATGGAGAGCTTATTGAAGGAACGGCTACTACGAAAGAAGAGAAGTTAGTTGAAATGTTAGATAATTTAAAAAATTAG
- a CDS encoding ATP-dependent Clp protease adaptor ClpS, whose amino-acid sequence MSTFIFQTKEQINEDTDVLEDVLSPCELVVYNDDVNTFDWVIESLMEVCRHSPEQAEQCSLLIHFKGQATVKHGTELELIPMKDELLNRGIDAAVESHEYK is encoded by the coding sequence ATGTCTACATTCATTTTTCAAACTAAAGAACAGATTAATGAAGATACAGATGTTTTGGAAGATGTCTTATCGCCATGTGAACTGGTTGTTTATAATGATGATGTAAATACTTTTGATTGGGTAATAGAATCATTAATGGAAGTTTGCAGGCATAGTCCTGAACAGGCTGAACAGTGTTCCCTCCTCATTCATTTTAAAGGTCAGGCAACTGTTAAGCATGGTACTGAGTTGGAATTAATACCCATGAAAGATGAGTTGCTTAATCGTGGCATAGATGCCGCTGTTGAGTCTCATGAATATAAATAA
- a CDS encoding NUDIX domain-containing protein: MSNVHFIIRVYGIFIKEGNLLTVAENYNNQALVKFPGGGLQFGEGIKDCLKREWKEETGYEVDKAEHFYTNDFFQASAFHKNSQVISMYYLVECNGLNFNSIPNEKKITYNWQSLDSLDLNQFTLPIDRKVAELLYKTYSTDSANNKI, from the coding sequence ATGTCTAATGTACATTTTATTATAAGAGTTTATGGTATCTTTATAAAAGAAGGCAATTTACTAACAGTTGCAGAAAATTATAACAATCAGGCCCTCGTAAAATTTCCGGGCGGAGGTTTGCAGTTTGGAGAAGGTATTAAAGATTGTTTGAAAAGAGAGTGGAAGGAGGAAACCGGATACGAAGTTGATAAAGCCGAACATTTTTATACAAATGACTTTTTTCAGGCCTCTGCATTTCACAAAAACAGTCAGGTCATTTCTATGTATTATCTTGTTGAATGCAATGGACTGAACTTTAATTCTATTCCAAATGAAAAAAAAATAACCTACAATTGGCAGTCTTTAGATTCTTTGGATCTTAATCAATTTACACTTCCAATTGACAGGAAAGTAGCAGAATTACTTTATAAAACATATAGTACAGATTCTGCAAATAATAAAATATAG